TTATCAAACCGCGATTCAACTGTTGGAAAGAAATTCTGAGTTTGAACCTCAGTTTCTAATTTTTGCTGCGATGGCTCCCGAAAGATACACGGGAGAGATTTTTCTTTCCGCAAGAATTAAGGAAAGCCTCGGTTTAAAGAATTTATTTACTATTAGAACCGAGACCGCTTCTTCGTCGGGAGCGAGCGCTCTTCATACCGCCGTTTACTTTCTGCGTTCGGGAGCGTTTCAAAGAGGAATTGTGATCGCTACCGAAGTGATGAGTCGTTTGGAAAGGGAGCAGAACAATCTTCTCTTAGGAAGCGTTTTGTCCGAACGTCAAAAAGGTTTTGCGATGTCCATGGCTCAAGGCGGGGGAATGATAGCGACACGTTATCTGCACGAGTACGGATACGATCGTAAGGATTTATACGCTCTTTCCAAGAAGTTACACGACAACGGACTGAGGAACGAAAAGGCTCATATTCGAAAGAATATTACGGAAGAAGAATATTTTAATTCTCCTTTGTTTGCGAGTCCTCTTTGTCTGTATGATATTTCCCCTCTTTCCGACGGGAGTTGCGCCGTATTGCTCGATTCTGAAAAGACGAAATCTTCCAAACGACTTGAGGTTCGCGGAATCGGTCATGGGATCGGAGATCTTTCTTCTCCTCCGGGGCTTTTAAGTTTTCCTTCCAGTGTTGCCGCGTTTGCGGGAGCGTATAAGGAAGCCGATTTAAAACCGGAGCGGATTCAGATTGCCGAGCTTCACGATGCGTTCACTCCTTTCGAGTTGATCGGTGCCGAGGACGCGGGGCTTTTTCCGAGAGGAAAGGCTTTGCGTTA
The nucleotide sequence above comes from Leptospira weilii. Encoded proteins:
- a CDS encoding thiolase family protein, which translates into the protein MSSSVFILDSELSRFGKTALDYHSLSYQTAIQLLERNSEFEPQFLIFAAMAPERYTGEIFLSARIKESLGLKNLFTIRTETASSSGASALHTAVYFLRSGAFQRGIVIATEVMSRLEREQNNLLLGSVLSERQKGFAMSMAQGGGMIATRYLHEYGYDRKDLYALSKKLHDNGLRNEKAHIRKNITEEEYFNSPLFASPLCLYDISPLSDGSCAVLLDSEKTKSSKRLEVRGIGHGIGDLSSPPGLLSFPSSVAAFAGAYKEADLKPERIQIAELHDAFTPFELIGAEDAGLFPRGKALRYVREGKTHPDGQLPINASGGLKTRGHPVGVSGLAQIAELQTWMYKEERFQNGLALSIGGLGINNFATILSKV